Proteins encoded together in one Rhipicephalus sanguineus isolate Rsan-2018 chromosome 9, BIME_Rsan_1.4, whole genome shotgun sequence window:
- the LOC125759865 gene encoding uncharacterized protein LOC125759865: MAAAPTGGYASPPQFDETSDKWPAYQVRLEAFFEGNGITEDNKKRALLVTALSTHTVDVLSGRCAPDKVNELSYPQVIALLKQHFSPQPNEIAQSYKFFTRNQLPGEPVKYFIVAIRQIADTCNFGASLDRMLRDRIVCGLHNVGVRRQLLAKTTADEERSGRNCDIYRNGRGQRARDSKTHR, translated from the coding sequence ATGGCCGCCGCACCCACGGGAGGATACGCCAGCCCGCCGCAGTTCGACGAGACGAGCGACAAGTGGCCCGCGTACCAGGTTCGGCTGGAAGCCTTCTTTGAGGGAAATGGCATCACGGAAGACAACAAGAAGCGGGCCCTGCTGGTGACTGCACTGTCCACCCACACCGTCGACGTACTGAGCGGACGTTGTGCTCCGGATAAGGTGAATGAACTGTCGTACCCACAAGTGATAGCCTTGCTTAAGCAGCACTTCTCGCCGCAACCGAACGAGATAGCACAGTCTTATAAGTTCTTCACCCGCAATCAGCTGCCCGGCGAACCGGTCAAGTATTTTATCGTGGCGATTCGACAGATAGCGGACACCTGCAATTTTGGTGCTTCGTTGGACAGAATGCTAAGAGATCGCATCGTGTGTGGTCTGCACAACGTCGGAGTGCGTCGGCAGCTACTCGCGAAAACCACAGCTGACGaggagcgaagcggaagaaatTGCGATATCTACCGAAATGGCCGAGGCCAACGCGCAAGAGATAGTAAGACCCACCGCTGA
- the LOC119405821 gene encoding uncharacterized protein LOC119405821 — translation MGYDLRSRLDNAVSIPPSPVDRPPLDGWQPGEPVWVRNFGRGEPWTPASITSTDGARLVNADGPEGETIRRHSDQVKPRELEHDQGEAVDSRCLETAGGALAGGTPRRAPTRSEIAGSPSTPVLRRSGRQHKPPDRYSP, via the coding sequence ATGGGCTACGATCTCCGCTCCAGGCTGGACAACGCAGTGTCCATTCCGCCCTCACCAGTTGACCGTCCCCCCCTCGATGGGTGGCAGCCCGGGGAGCCAGTCTGGGTCAGGAACTTTGGGCGAGGCGAGCCGTGGACTCCAGCCAGCATTACATCGACAGACGGAGCCCgcctggtgaatgccgatggtccGGAGGGGGAAACCATTCGGCGCCACAGCGACCAGGTGAAGCCACGGGAGTTGGAGCATGACCAGGGAGAAGCCGTTGACTCTCGGTGCCTCGAAACTGCCGGCGGGGCCCTAGCAGGAGGAACACCGAGGCGAGCGCCAACAAGGAGCGAGATCGCCGGGAGCCCCTCAACTCCGGTGTTGCGTCGCTCGGGCCGGCAACACAAACCCCCAGACCGTTACTCACCGTAG